The genomic stretch TAATGTTTTTTCAAGTGGATAATCTAAACGGTCACAAATAGATTCTACCATCCGCATATTCGCACTGTGCGGAATAAACCAATCAATATCATCCATTGTCATGTCGGCTGATTCCACTAACTTTTTAACACCTTTTGGAACTCCTGAAACGGCCCATTTGTAAACTTCCCGTCCATTTTGAACCAACTTACCAGGGTTAGCGAGTTCTTCACCATTCATTGTTGTGGAAATACCAGTTTGATAAAGATGGCGTCCGCCTTCCCCTTTCGTACCCATATGATAAGAGAAGAATCCAGGATTCTCTGCATCGTATTCCACTAATGCTGCACCGGCACCATCTCCGAATAGAATGCAGCTTGTACGGTCTGTATAGTCCGTAATCTTAGAAAGCGTCTCTGCTCCTAAGACAAGAATTTTTTTGTGCAATCCAGCAGTTATCAGCCCGTTAGCCATATGCAGTCCGTAAACAAATCCAGCACATGCTCCGCCTAAGTCGAGAGCTCCAGTATTCTTCAGACCAAGTCTAGCTTGCAGCTGACTGGATACACTCGGAAATTTATATTCACCTGTTACTGTTGCTACGAGAATCAAATCAACATCTTCTAAAGATTTGTTGAAGTTCTTCGCTAAGTTAAGCGCAGCCTGTTCACATAGGTCAGTAACAAATTCATCTTCTCTTGCAATTCTTCTTTCTTTAATACCTGTACGCTGAACAATCCATTCATCAGAAGTTTCGACCATTCTTTCGAAATCTGCATTTGTCAAAACCTTTTCTGGGATATATGTTCCAATCGCAGTTACGCGAGCTTTGGATTCCATTATATCTGCCTCCTTCACATCTGCATACATTATACCATCTAGTTTTAATACCTGGTACTAAAACGATTGAATTTCTTTATCTTTTTTTGGAATTTGCAGCTTGAGAAGCAAGCAATTCTACTACCGCATCATCCATGGGCGGATTATGCAAACCTGCACGTACATCCCGATAATGCTGTTCAAATGGCTGGTTTTTGGCCAATCCTCTTCCGCCGGCAATCCGCATCGCCAGATCGACCACCTTCACGGCAGCCTTTGTCGCATTGACTTTTACTGCAGCTAACTCTCCTGCCATCTGATGCCGTTTCTCAGGAAAGCTATCCCACAAGCTTGCAACATGATACATAAAATGTCTTGCCTGCATTAATTCTAAATCCATTTCTCCGATTTTCTCTCTAATATGCGGCACATGAATAATCGGCGTATCCAATGTGTTTGGCTGAAATTTCTGCGCAAACTGAATCGCTTCGTCACGAGCACTTTTTGCGATGCCTAGATAACAAGCAGGAATATGCAAAAGTGACCCTTTCGGCCCCGATTTCGTTTTCGTTTTCTCTACAAAGTATTCTGCTGGAACATGGACATTTTCCAGTACCAAATCATCACTGCCTGTTGCCCGCATTCCCATTGGATTCCATGTTTTTTCGACAGAAACGCCTTTTATTTCCCTGGCAATTAAAAAGCTTCCAACAGTGTCTTCCTCTTCTGCATATGCTGTCACCAGATAATAATCTAAATCAGCTGCCATTGATGTAAATGTTTTACGTCCATTTAGGATATATCCATCTCCGACTCTTTTTGCATGTGTTTCCGGAATGCCACCGCGAGTAGGGCTTCCTGTAGCTGGTTCGGAAGCTGCTCGGTTAACAATTTTCTTCTTCTGCACCACCTCTTGCAGAAATCGCGAAAACATGCCGGCTGGCCAGTTTGCATTCTCACATAAGTCCTGCATTGTACTTAGATGCCAGCCGATAGACAGAGCAGCAGCACCATCACCAGCTGCCAGTGTTTCCTGAGCCAGCAAAAAATCGTGCAAATTAGCACCGTCTCCCCCTTGTTCGTTAGGAATGGTCAGCAATGTATACGCAGCAGAACGGAAAGTATCAATCACTTTTTCTGCTAATCTCGCTTGTTCATCGCCAATGCTTTTATACGCTCTAGCTACATCAGCTACTTTACTCGCTTTTTCTATAATATGTACATTACTAGGAAAAATCATACCGCACCCTCCTCTTCTATCTGCTTCTATTTTAGATAAAGACTGAAGAAAACACAAAAAAACCCGCTCAGAGAGCGGGTTTGATTTACATGCCCATATGCATGTGGCCAGAAGTCATCAGCCAGTACGTACCAACAATGATAACTACTGCAATAAAGAATCCGAATAGGGTGTTACCGGAAATCAGTCCACCGTCTTCTCCTTCGGTCATGTGCATGAACATAACTAACTGCAAAGCAGCCTGGATCAAAGCGAAAATCAAGATAATGATGAAAATCGTTGATGATGACCAGTCAGTCCATAATGCTGTTGCGAAGGCGACGAGTGTCAACGCGATTGAGATCAAAAAGCCGATGAGATGCTTCCAAGGAAAATGTCCCTTTTTCGTTTGTTGACTCATATTAATTCACCATCCCCATCAAGTAAACGCATGTGAAGATAAAGATCCACACAACATCTAAGAAGTGCCAATAGAGACTAGAAATGAAGACTTTTGATGCTGTCTTCGGTGTAAGTCCTCTTCTTGCAAGCTGGATCAACAGCAAGATAATCCAGCCAATACCGATTGAAACGTGCAGTCCATGTGTTCCGAGCAAGATAAAGAACATAGACCAATGTGCACTTGTGCTAAGTGTAACACCTTCATGTACATAATGTACAAACTCATAAAGTTCATAGCCTATGAAGCCTGCACCTAGGATGAGTGTGATAATCATCCAGATCATGACGCCTGTTTTGTTGTTCGCACGCATTTCGTGGATGGCAATACCGCACGTGAAACTACTTGTGAGCAGCAGCATTGTCATAATCATAACAAGTCCTGCTTCGAACATCTCATTTGAGGTTGGTCCGTCACCTACACGTGCTTGCAACGCGAAATAGGATGCGAATAAAGTCGAGAACAAGGCGATCTCTGCACCAAGGAAAGTCCAGAAACCGGTAATATTCAAACGGCCGGTTTCTGACTGATATTCCAATGGAGCGTTAGGGTTCACATTGTGATCATGTGCCATTTCTTCACAACCTCCTTATTTATTCGCTTTCGCTTCTGTTTCTTTAATTTCTTCAACACTTACATAGTAGCCGTCATTGTAATCAAATGAACGAGCTATCATTGTGATGAAGATACCGATTCCGCCAACAATACCGATCCAGTACCAGTGGAATACAAGACCAAAGGCTGCAGCTCCCATCAAGACGGACATGATAACTGGTGTAACTGCGTTGTTCGGCATATGAATTGGTTTATAATCAACATTCTTCTGTCGATCAAGTCCCTTTTCTTTCATATCCCAGTACGGATCAAGTCCTGTTACTTCTGGAAGAACAGCAAAGTTATAGTGCGGCGGGATAGAAGAGCTTGTTGCCCATTCTAGGTTACGTCCAAGACCCCACGCATCGCCTGTCTTCTCTCTTGGAGAGAATCTCCAGCTGTATACGATGTTTGCAACGAAGATAAGGAATGCAAGCCCCATCATGAAAGCACCGATTGTAGAGATAAAGTTCAAACCGGTCCAGCCATCTGCCTCCGTATATGTGGAAATACGTCTTGGCATACCGTCCAACCCTAGGAAGTACTGCGGGAAGAAACATACGTTAAAGCCAATAATAAAGATCCAGAATGCCCATTTACCAATCTTTTCGTTTAGTTTGTGACCAAACATTTTCGGATACCAGTAAATCAAACCTGCAAAACAAGCAAATACTGTACCTGAAATCAGCACATAGTGGAAGTGAGATACCAAGAAGTACGTATTATGATACTGATAATCGGCTGCTGCCATTGCAAGCATAACCCCTGTTACCCCACCAATAACGAAGTTCGGGATAAAAGCAAGTGACCATAGCATCGGTGTCGTAAAGGTAATACGTCCTCGATACATGGTAAATAGCCAGTTAAAGATCTTAACCCCGGTGGGGATTGAAATTGCCATCGTTGTAATAGAGAAGAAACTATTTGCTTCTGCACTATTACCCATTGTGAAGAAGTGGTGAACCCATACTAGGAAGCTCAACACAGAAATCGTCACAATGGACACAACCATCGCTTTGTATGCGAAAAGCTGTTTTCTTGCGAATGTCGAGATGATTTCAGAGAAAATCCCGAACGCAGGAAGAATAACGATATAAACCTCAGGGTGACCCCATACCCAGAACAAGTTAACCCATAGCATCGGGTTACCATCACCTTGCAAGGTGAAAATTACAGAACCGAATAGTCGGTCAAATGTTTGCAATGCAAGTGCTACCGTTAGCACAGGGAAAGCAAAGATAATGATAAGCATTGTGATCAATGATGTCCAAGTAAACATAGACATTTTCATCAATGTCATACCTTTCGTACGCATCTTAAGGATGGTTACGAAGAAGTTAATACCCGTCATCAACGTACCGATACCAGCAATCTGAATAGCTAGTAAGTAGTAGTTCTGACCAGGACCAGGACTGAATTCATTCGTCGCAAGCGGCGTGTATGCTGTCCAGCCTGCATCCGGTGAACCACCGATGATGAAGGAAATGTTAAATAGAGCCATACCGACAAAGAATGTCCAGAAGCTCAAGTTGTTCAAATAAGGGAACGCTACATCACGCGCACCAATTTGAAGCGGTACAATATAGTTAATTAAACCAATTAAGAATGGCATCGCCATGAACAAAATCATGATTACACCATGTGTTGAGAATACCTCGTTATAGTGCTGTGGATCCAGGAATTCCATACCCGGTTTTGCCAACTGTGTACGGATCATTAAACCATCGATACCACCGCGGAAAAGCATTAAAAGGGCACTAAGGATATACATGATACCCAATTTCTTATGGTCGACAGAAGTCAGCCATTCTTTCCATAGCCACGTCCATTTCTTAAAATAAGTAAGGGCAGCTACAACGGCGATTGATCCAAGCAAGATACTAATCTGTGCGCCAAGAATCAATGGGTCGCCGGTAATGATAAACTCATTCCATTTTAAGTCCAAAACATTTCCCCCTCTCTCTGTTACTCGTGACTCGCATGTTCTTCATTTTCCATGTTTTCATGGTCCATGTTTTCATCCGAGTAGTCTACAGTATTGTCTTGCTCGTAATATGGAATCTCATCTTCTGACAAGATGTTTTGAGATTTGTCTTTCGCATGCGGGTTCTTCGGCTCATAGCCTAGACGTTCCCATGCTTCCAATGTGTATTCAGCATCTTTGGAATGATCAATCCATTGCAAATGCGTACCATTGAATTCAGCTGTTCCTTCATAAACGCCAGGAATCAAAAGATTGTCATACTCATATTGTGTCAGTTCTGGAGCAGAATCTTGAACTTCTTCTACCCACTGGTCGTAGTCTGCCTCTTCCTCTGCATACACGATAAAGCGCTGTTCGTTAAATCCTTCACCAGTGAAGTTTGCGTTTCGGCCATCGTACTCACCAGCTTCATCTGCTTGAAGGAATAGTGTTGTCTGCATGCCGGACATTGCATATTTCTGTCCGCCAAGACTTGGAATCCACAAAGCAGC from Terribacillus sp. DMT04 encodes the following:
- a CDS encoding acyl-CoA dehydrogenase family protein produces the protein MIFPSNVHIIEKASKVADVARAYKSIGDEQARLAEKVIDTFRSAAYTLLTIPNEQGGDGANLHDFLLAQETLAAGDGAAALSIGWHLSTMQDLCENANWPAGMFSRFLQEVVQKKKIVNRAASEPATGSPTRGGIPETHAKRVGDGYILNGRKTFTSMAADLDYYLVTAYAEEEDTVGSFLIAREIKGVSVEKTWNPMGMRATGSDDLVLENVHVPAEYFVEKTKTKSGPKGSLLHIPACYLGIAKSARDEAIQFAQKFQPNTLDTPIIHVPHIREKIGEMDLELMQARHFMYHVASLWDSFPEKRHQMAGELAAVKVNATKAAVKVVDLAMRIAGGRGLAKNQPFEQHYRDVRAGLHNPPMDDAVVELLASQAANSKKR
- the qoxD gene encoding cytochrome aa3 quinol oxidase subunit IV, with the translated sequence MSQQTKKGHFPWKHLIGFLISIALTLVAFATALWTDWSSSTIFIIILIFALIQAALQLVMFMHMTEGEDGGLISGNTLFGFFIAVVIIVGTYWLMTSGHMHMGM
- a CDS encoding ketoacyl-ACP synthase III, encoding MESKARVTAIGTYIPEKVLTNADFERMVETSDEWIVQRTGIKERRIAREDEFVTDLCEQAALNLAKNFNKSLEDVDLILVATVTGEYKFPSVSSQLQARLGLKNTGALDLGGACAGFVYGLHMANGLITAGLHKKILVLGAETLSKITDYTDRTSCILFGDGAGAALVEYDAENPGFFSYHMGTKGEGGRHLYQTGISTTMNGEELANPGKLVQNGREVYKWAVSGVPKGVKKLVESADMTMDDIDWFIPHSANMRMVESICDRLDYPLEKTLTSMAYAGNTSSATIPLAFDFALQENKVKNGDNVLLYGFGGGLTECGIIINWDPEA
- the qoxC gene encoding cytochrome aa3 quinol oxidase subunit III, giving the protein MAHDHNVNPNAPLEYQSETGRLNITGFWTFLGAEIALFSTLFASYFALQARVGDGPTSNEMFEAGLVMIMTMLLLTSSFTCGIAIHEMRANNKTGVMIWMIITLILGAGFIGYELYEFVHYVHEGVTLSTSAHWSMFFILLGTHGLHVSIGIGWIILLLIQLARRGLTPKTASKVFISSLYWHFLDVVWIFIFTCVYLMGMVN
- the qoxB gene encoding cytochrome aa3 quinol oxidase subunit I, which translates into the protein MDLKWNEFIITGDPLILGAQISILLGSIAVVAALTYFKKWTWLWKEWLTSVDHKKLGIMYILSALLMLFRGGIDGLMIRTQLAKPGMEFLDPQHYNEVFSTHGVIMILFMAMPFLIGLINYIVPLQIGARDVAFPYLNNLSFWTFFVGMALFNISFIIGGSPDAGWTAYTPLATNEFSPGPGQNYYLLAIQIAGIGTLMTGINFFVTILKMRTKGMTLMKMSMFTWTSLITMLIIIFAFPVLTVALALQTFDRLFGSVIFTLQGDGNPMLWVNLFWVWGHPEVYIVILPAFGIFSEIISTFARKQLFAYKAMVVSIVTISVLSFLVWVHHFFTMGNSAEANSFFSITTMAISIPTGVKIFNWLFTMYRGRITFTTPMLWSLAFIPNFVIGGVTGVMLAMAAADYQYHNTYFLVSHFHYVLISGTVFACFAGLIYWYPKMFGHKLNEKIGKWAFWIFIIGFNVCFFPQYFLGLDGMPRRISTYTEADGWTGLNFISTIGAFMMGLAFLIFVANIVYSWRFSPREKTGDAWGLGRNLEWATSSSIPPHYNFAVLPEVTGLDPYWDMKEKGLDRQKNVDYKPIHMPNNAVTPVIMSVLMGAAAFGLVFHWYWIGIVGGIGIFITMIARSFDYNDGYYVSVEEIKETEAKANK